A window of Desulfobotulus pelophilus contains these coding sequences:
- a CDS encoding FAD-dependent oxidoreductase — MQKKYGVYICTGCGIGEMLNVEKLEAVAAEKRFDCKSHSCLCGEEGLNLIKADIAEGTNALAIAACSRRVNFDIFKFDGCVVDRVNLREGVVWSHKREEFPGPVTDDEKADEYFLDRIQQMADDYIRMGMARIEKIAIPEPYQLENVSKKILVIGGGVTGMGAALDAAAAGYEVTIVEKDDVLGGYAAKMRKQMPVQMPFESLIPPVAADQIKAVEASSKIDVKTGTVVARIAGQPGDFTVTFKKPGEKIEFDVPLAVPEEQRYDEKGKALDVDQIRVIYNQINEGRADVLQFDPNGTKYGAVILAAGWRPAELDAEAFAHLGVGNADVITNHQFEMMAKEGKVVRPSDGRPAKNVVFVQSPGKDGDDTDFDYGGSVTSMVALKQARYVREDYADGKAYVIYQHMRTPGLQENFYKSMQQDPGVFMTKGEVTAVESAADGLVVTAANTLLGEEIQIKADLVVLAAGMVPATKDDPVVNLAYRQGPGFREIKSFDGYADSNFICFPYETQRTGVYAAGAIRRSQTIEESMEDATGAALKAIQCVESSNRGVAVHPRSGDMTFPDFFFQRCTQCKRCTEECPFGALDDDERGTPKPNPTRCRRCGTCMGACPERIIGFADYSIDSVGSMVKSVWVPSDMDFDEPPMRILGFVCENDAYPALDMAAMNRISYHADVRIIPVRCLGSVNVIWIKDALSQGMDGVFMMGCKHGDDYQCHFIKGSELMDVRSSKMGDTLTSLGLEDERIAQFEIAIDEYDKAPELINKFVARIEEMGPNPFKGF, encoded by the coding sequence ATGCAGAAGAAATATGGCGTATACATCTGTACCGGATGCGGTATCGGTGAAATGCTGAATGTGGAAAAACTGGAGGCTGTGGCCGCAGAAAAACGCTTTGATTGTAAAAGCCATTCCTGCCTTTGTGGCGAGGAAGGTCTGAATCTGATCAAGGCGGATATTGCTGAAGGTACCAATGCGCTGGCCATTGCCGCCTGTTCCCGCAGGGTCAATTTTGATATTTTCAAGTTTGATGGCTGCGTGGTGGACCGGGTGAATCTCCGTGAGGGAGTTGTCTGGAGCCATAAGCGGGAAGAATTTCCCGGGCCTGTCACCGATGATGAAAAGGCCGATGAGTACTTCCTTGACCGTATTCAACAGATGGCGGATGACTATATCCGTATGGGCATGGCCCGCATAGAAAAGATTGCCATTCCTGAGCCCTACCAGCTGGAAAATGTCTCCAAGAAGATTCTGGTCATAGGTGGTGGTGTAACAGGCATGGGAGCTGCCCTTGATGCGGCGGCAGCCGGTTATGAAGTGACCATTGTAGAAAAGGATGATGTGCTGGGTGGTTATGCTGCAAAAATGCGCAAGCAGATGCCCGTACAGATGCCCTTTGAGTCTCTGATTCCACCCGTGGCTGCCGATCAGATCAAGGCTGTGGAAGCATCTTCTAAAATTGACGTGAAAACGGGAACTGTGGTTGCCCGTATTGCGGGTCAGCCCGGTGATTTCACCGTGACCTTCAAAAAACCCGGTGAAAAAATTGAATTCGATGTGCCTCTGGCCGTTCCTGAAGAGCAACGTTACGATGAAAAAGGCAAGGCCCTGGATGTGGATCAGATTCGTGTGATTTACAACCAGATCAATGAAGGCCGTGCCGATGTTCTGCAGTTTGATCCCAATGGCACCAAGTATGGAGCCGTCATCCTTGCAGCTGGCTGGCGTCCCGCGGAACTGGATGCCGAAGCCTTTGCCCATCTGGGAGTGGGTAATGCCGATGTCATCACCAACCATCAGTTTGAAATGATGGCCAAAGAAGGCAAGGTGGTTCGTCCTTCCGACGGGCGTCCGGCTAAAAATGTGGTCTTTGTCCAGAGTCCCGGTAAGGATGGGGATGATACTGACTTTGATTACGGCGGTTCCGTCACTTCCATGGTGGCCCTGAAGCAGGCCAGATATGTCCGGGAAGACTATGCCGATGGTAAGGCCTATGTGATTTATCAGCACATGCGCACCCCCGGTCTTCAGGAGAATTTCTATAAATCCATGCAGCAGGATCCCGGCGTCTTTATGACCAAGGGAGAAGTGACTGCTGTGGAAAGTGCTGCCGATGGCCTTGTGGTCACAGCCGCCAATACTCTTCTGGGTGAAGAAATTCAGATAAAAGCCGACCTTGTGGTGCTTGCCGCAGGTATGGTTCCTGCCACCAAAGATGATCCTGTTGTTAACCTTGCCTATCGTCAGGGCCCCGGTTTCCGGGAAATTAAATCCTTTGACGGATATGCGGACTCCAACTTCATCTGTTTTCCCTATGAAACCCAGCGTACCGGTGTGTATGCAGCAGGTGCCATCAGGAGAAGTCAAACCATTGAAGAGTCCATGGAAGATGCCACAGGTGCGGCCCTTAAGGCCATCCAGTGCGTTGAGTCTTCCAACCGCGGTGTAGCCGTTCACCCCCGTTCCGGTGACATGACTTTCCCGGACTTTTTCTTCCAGCGTTGTACCCAGTGCAAACGTTGTACGGAAGAATGTCCCTTTGGTGCTCTGGATGATGATGAGCGTGGAACGCCCAAGCCCAATCCCACCCGTTGCCGTCGTTGTGGTACCTGCATGGGGGCCTGTCCCGAGCGTATCATTGGCTTTGCGGATTACTCCATCGATTCCGTGGGTTCCATGGTGAAAAGTGTCTGGGTTCCCTCGGATATGGATTTTGACGAGCCTCCCATGCGTATTCTGGGTTTTGTCTGTGAAAATGATGCCTATCCTGCACTGGACATGGCGGCTATGAACCGCATCTCCTACCATGCGGACGTGCGCATCATTCCCGTGCGTTGCTTAGGTTCCGTCAACGTCATCTGGATTAAAGATGCTCTTTCCCAGGGCATGGACGGTGTGTTCATGATGGGATGCAAGCACGGAGACGATTATCAGTGTCACTTTATCAAGGGTTCTGAGCTGATGGATGTGCGTTCCAGCAAGATGGGGGATACCCTCACAAGTCTGGGTCTTGAAGATGAGCGTATAGCCCAGTTTGAGATTGCCATTGATGAGTATGATAAGGCACCGGAGCTGATCAACAAGTTTGTGGCAAGAATTGAAGAAATGGGTCCGAACCCCTTCAAGGGTTTCTGA
- a CDS encoding CoB--CoM heterodisulfide reductase iron-sulfur subunit A family protein: MTLEQSAPAGSILVVGGGISGLTTALEAAEVGYDVFIVEKTASLGGRVAQLNQYFPKLCPPTCGLEINYKRIRDNARIKVLTLAEVESVTGTPGAYSVQVKVNPRYVNENCTCCGECSAVCTTEIDNAFDFGMSKTKGAYLPHAMAFPQRYVIAPEIIGTDDAARAVEACRYGAVDLAMQPKSLNLMVGSVVWATGWQPYDAAKIDNLGFGRYPDIITNMMLERMASKNGPTEGKIVRPSDGKAPETVAFVQCAGSRDENHLPYCSYICCMASLKHATYIRSQYPDAEVYIYYIDLRAPGYRYEKFYKMLKDDPKVFFIKGKVAEVGEDEAGRILVTAENAVTGEKNRRAVDMAVLATGMEPSLAGAKPKADLVFTEDGFIVNNYTKGGQFACGCANKPADVVSSNQNATGMALKAIQTLVKR; encoded by the coding sequence ATGACGTTGGAACAATCAGCCCCTGCAGGCAGCATTCTGGTAGTCGGGGGGGGGATCAGCGGTCTTACCACGGCCCTCGAAGCCGCCGAAGTCGGCTATGACGTGTTTATTGTTGAAAAAACCGCTTCGCTGGGAGGACGTGTCGCCCAGCTGAATCAGTATTTTCCGAAACTCTGTCCACCGACCTGTGGCCTTGAAATCAACTATAAAAGAATTCGTGACAATGCACGTATCAAGGTTCTGACCCTTGCGGAAGTGGAAAGTGTGACCGGCACACCCGGTGCCTATTCCGTTCAGGTCAAGGTGAACCCCCGCTATGTCAATGAGAACTGTACCTGCTGCGGAGAATGCAGCGCCGTCTGCACTACGGAAATTGATAATGCCTTTGATTTTGGCATGTCCAAAACCAAGGGTGCTTATCTCCCCCATGCCATGGCTTTCCCGCAGCGTTATGTGATAGCGCCGGAAATTATCGGTACCGATGATGCAGCCAGGGCTGTGGAAGCCTGCCGGTATGGTGCCGTGGACCTGGCCATGCAGCCGAAGAGCCTGAATCTTATGGTGGGTTCTGTTGTATGGGCTACGGGTTGGCAGCCCTATGATGCTGCAAAAATTGATAATCTTGGTTTTGGGCGTTACCCTGACATCATAACCAATATGATGTTGGAGCGTATGGCTTCCAAAAATGGTCCTACCGAAGGAAAGATCGTCCGTCCCTCCGATGGCAAAGCTCCTGAGACAGTAGCTTTTGTTCAGTGTGCAGGATCCAGGGACGAGAATCATCTGCCCTACTGTTCCTACATCTGCTGTATGGCTTCTCTCAAGCATGCCACTTATATCCGTAGTCAGTATCCCGATGCGGAAGTCTACATTTATTATATTGACCTGCGTGCTCCGGGCTATCGTTATGAGAAATTTTATAAGATGCTCAAGGATGATCCCAAGGTCTTTTTCATCAAAGGCAAGGTTGCCGAGGTTGGTGAAGACGAAGCGGGCAGAATCCTTGTGACCGCTGAGAATGCCGTAACCGGTGAAAAGAATCGTCGGGCTGTGGATATGGCTGTCCTTGCTACGGGCATGGAACCGAGCCTGGCGGGTGCTAAACCTAAGGCGGATCTGGTATTCACCGAAGATGGCTTCATTGTGAATAATTATACCAAGGGCGGTCAGTTCGCCTGTGGCTGTGCCAACAAGCCGGCGGACGTGGTCTCCAGCAACCAGAATGCAACCGGTATGGCGCTTAAGGCGATTCAAACCCTTGTGAAGCGGTAG
- the aprA gene encoding adenylyl-sulfate reductase subunit alpha, producing the protein MALPNQPAGELKCVENPEIIEKEVDILIVGGGMAACGTAFEIKKWADENTKILLVDKAAMERSGAVAQGLSAINTYIGDNKVDDYVRMVRNDLMGIVREDLIFNLGRHVDDSVHLFEEWGLPIWKKDAENKNLDGKKGLKVGLLKDGAKPVRTGKWQIMINGESYKRIVAEAAKKALGEENILERVFIVELLRDKNEPNRISGAVGFSTRENKVYYIKCNTMMVACGGAVNIYQPRSVGEGKGRAWYPVWNAGSTYTMALRAGAELSMMENRFTPARFKDGYGPVGAWFLLFKAHLENSLGENYAASQDAKDELAKYAPYGTAPITPTCLRNHLLMNEVKQGRGPIMMVTSKALQKLGETMDKKELKHLEAEAWEDFLDMTCGQANLWCATNTEPEKKDSEILPTEPYLLGSHSGCCGIWVSGPNEDWVPEDYKWGDNGVVYNQMTTVKGLFTAADGIGCSGHKFSSGSHAEGRIAAKMMVKWVKNHPDFKPEPEMNAQEAADLVWKPVKTWFEHKDYSTDKDVNPKFCKPAGMTMRLMKATNEYGGGVGSYYCTNQSALENLMELFQMMHEDCEFLAAGDLHELMRCWEIFHRIYTVEAHTRHIMFRKESRFPGFYYRTDFMGQDDENWFCFVNSTYNKETKEWSMKKVPYHRIIPM; encoded by the coding sequence ATGGCATTGCCGAATCAGCCAGCGGGCGAACTGAAATGCGTTGAAAATCCTGAGATCATCGAGAAGGAAGTAGATATCCTTATCGTTGGTGGTGGTATGGCAGCATGTGGTACCGCTTTTGAAATTAAGAAGTGGGCAGATGAGAACACCAAGATTCTTCTGGTGGACAAAGCTGCCATGGAGCGTTCCGGTGCTGTAGCGCAGGGTCTGTCCGCCATCAATACCTATATTGGTGATAACAAGGTGGATGACTATGTGCGCATGGTCCGTAACGACCTGATGGGTATTGTACGTGAAGACCTCATCTTCAACCTGGGCCGTCATGTGGATGACTCCGTTCACCTGTTTGAAGAGTGGGGTCTGCCCATCTGGAAAAAAGATGCCGAAAACAAGAACCTTGATGGTAAAAAAGGTCTTAAAGTCGGTCTTCTGAAGGATGGTGCCAAGCCCGTACGTACCGGTAAGTGGCAGATCATGATCAACGGTGAGTCCTATAAGCGAATCGTTGCTGAAGCAGCCAAAAAAGCTCTGGGTGAAGAAAATATTCTTGAGCGAGTCTTCATCGTTGAGCTGCTTCGTGACAAGAATGAGCCCAATCGCATTTCCGGTGCCGTCGGTTTCTCTACCCGTGAGAACAAGGTCTACTACATCAAGTGCAACACCATGATGGTAGCCTGTGGTGGTGCTGTAAACATCTATCAGCCCCGTTCCGTTGGTGAGGGTAAGGGCCGGGCGTGGTATCCCGTATGGAACGCTGGTTCCACCTATACCATGGCTCTTCGTGCCGGTGCTGAGCTTTCCATGATGGAAAACCGTTTCACGCCTGCCCGTTTCAAAGACGGTTACGGCCCTGTTGGTGCGTGGTTCCTGCTTTTCAAAGCCCATCTGGAGAACTCTCTGGGTGAGAACTATGCTGCTTCCCAGGATGCCAAGGATGAGCTGGCCAAGTATGCTCCCTACGGTACCGCCCCCATCACTCCGACCTGTCTTCGTAACCACCTGCTGATGAATGAAGTGAAGCAGGGTCGTGGTCCTATCATGATGGTTACCTCCAAGGCTCTTCAGAAGCTGGGTGAGACCATGGATAAGAAGGAACTCAAGCATCTGGAAGCAGAAGCATGGGAAGACTTCCTGGATATGACCTGTGGTCAGGCCAACCTGTGGTGTGCCACCAATACCGAGCCTGAGAAAAAAGACTCTGAAATTCTGCCCACAGAACCGTACCTGCTGGGCTCCCACTCCGGCTGCTGTGGTATCTGGGTTTCCGGTCCTAACGAAGACTGGGTTCCAGAAGATTATAAGTGGGGCGACAATGGTGTTGTCTACAACCAGATGACTACCGTTAAAGGTCTCTTCACCGCGGCAGACGGTATCGGTTGCTCCGGCCATAAATTCTCTTCCGGATCCCATGCTGAAGGCCGTATTGCAGCCAAGATGATGGTTAAATGGGTAAAAAATCATCCTGACTTTAAGCCCGAGCCTGAAATGAATGCTCAGGAAGCTGCTGATCTTGTATGGAAGCCCGTTAAAACCTGGTTTGAGCACAAAGATTACTCCACAGACAAAGACGTCAACCCCAAATTCTGCAAGCCTGCGGGTATGACCATGCGTCTGATGAAAGCCACCAATGAGTACGGTGGTGGTGTAGGTTCTTACTACTGCACCAACCAGTCTGCCCTTGAGAACCTGATGGAACTCTTCCAGATGATGCACGAAGACTGTGAGTTCCTGGCAGCAGGTGACCTGCACGAACTGATGCGCTGCTGGGAAATCTTCCACCGTATTTATACGGTAGAAGCCCATACCCGCCACATCATGTTCCGTAAGGAATCCCGCTTCCCGGGCTTCTACTACAGAACAGACTTCATGGGTCAGGACGATGAAAACTGGTTCTGCTTTGTTAACTCCACGTATAATAAAGAAACAAAAGAGTGGAGCATGAAGAAAGTTCCTTATCACCGCATTATCCCGATGTAA
- the aprB gene encoding adenylyl-sulfate reductase subunit beta encodes MPSFVIAEKCDGCKGGEKTACMYICPNDLMVLDPNAMKAYNQEPDACWECFSCIKICPNQAIGVRGYSDFVPMGSDLVPMMGTEDIMWTCKFRNGVVKRFKFPIRTTAEGTANAYEGAKGKDLDSEFLFTQEDVGFKQSVPEAPPVWKS; translated from the coding sequence ATGCCAAGCTTTGTAATCGCAGAAAAATGTGACGGATGCAAAGGCGGAGAAAAAACTGCTTGCATGTACATCTGCCCCAACGACCTCATGGTTTTGGACCCCAACGCCATGAAGGCCTACAATCAGGAGCCGGATGCATGCTGGGAGTGTTTCTCCTGTATTAAAATCTGCCCGAACCAGGCCATTGGTGTTCGTGGCTACTCAGACTTCGTTCCCATGGGTTCCGATCTTGTGCCCATGATGGGTACGGAAGACATTATGTGGACTTGTAAGTTCCGTAACGGCGTTGTGAAGCGTTTCAAATTCCCCATTCGCACAACAGCTGAAGGTACTGCCAACGCATACGAAGGTGCCAAGGGTAAGGACCTGGATTCTGAATTCCTCTTCACGCAAGAAGATGTCGGATTCAAGCAGTCCGTTCCCGAAGCTCCTCCTGTATGGAAATCCTGA
- a CDS encoding YkgJ family cysteine cluster protein, with protein sequence MNSSQDTCLQPIELDAHFCFHCHPELSCFNLCCHDLIQFLYPYDILRLKKHLATSSTDFLKAYCLIYDGESSGLPVVSLKPDPNRQHACPFLCETGCIVYEDRPASCRIFPLARGLVRNRISGCIEERYARIPDPLCKGFESDQSIHLKDWLASQDMDKFNRMNDAMMPLISLKNQLRPGPLPLREREIFITGCYDLDRFRKKHYETGALTDLFSKKQLMHAADSDEALLLLGMDWVRIQLFGEIK encoded by the coding sequence ATGAATTCCTCTCAGGATACCTGTTTGCAACCCATAGAGCTCGACGCTCACTTCTGCTTCCACTGCCATCCCGAGCTGTCCTGCTTCAATCTGTGCTGCCATGACCTGATTCAGTTTCTCTATCCCTATGACATCCTTCGCCTGAAAAAGCATCTGGCAACAAGCAGTACAGATTTCCTGAAAGCCTATTGCCTCATCTACGACGGTGAGAGCAGCGGGCTTCCTGTTGTTTCTCTCAAGCCCGACCCCAACCGTCAGCATGCCTGCCCTTTCCTCTGTGAAACCGGCTGCATAGTATATGAGGACAGGCCCGCATCCTGCCGTATTTTCCCTCTGGCCAGAGGGCTGGTACGGAATAGGATCTCTGGCTGCATCGAGGAGCGGTATGCCCGCATTCCCGACCCTCTTTGCAAAGGTTTTGAATCAGACCAGAGCATCCATCTTAAAGACTGGCTCGCCAGCCAGGATATGGATAAATTTAACCGCATGAACGACGCCATGATGCCGCTGATCAGCCTGAAAAACCAACTGCGCCCAGGCCCTCTACCGTTAAGGGAAAGGGAAATATTCATTACTGGATGCTATGACCTGGACCGTTTCAGAAAAAAACACTATGAGACTGGAGCACTGACGGATCTTTTTTCCAAGAAACAGCTGATGCATGCGGCAGACAGTGATGAAGCGCTCCTGCTTCTTGGAATGGACTGGGTCCGCATACAGCTTTTTGGCGAAATAAAATAA
- a CDS encoding SDR family NAD(P)-dependent oxidoreductase, whose protein sequence is MPLKGKVALIPGSVRGIGKTIALDLASHGASLALTRFDWDTDFTAMETSFSEAGVPFHIIDIDLRKTDQISDLMATVISRFGRLDILINNIERGGMPVVHGKYTREQWDLEQETTLRAKQWLGEQAMPHLKASGNGCLINISSIAGITGRTGPAALLFNDGYAAANRGITVLTETWARIGAPEVRVNELMLGLMETRHGPRTRGWNLLTIEQQKALTGHTLLGRIGLMDDVVRAVRFLILEAPFMTGSTLRLDGGYVLGGETVPPMPPGIL, encoded by the coding sequence ATGCCACTCAAAGGAAAAGTAGCCCTTATACCCGGATCTGTCCGGGGCATAGGCAAGACCATTGCCCTCGATCTGGCCTCACACGGCGCCTCCCTTGCCCTGACCCGCTTTGACTGGGATACGGATTTTACTGCCATGGAAACATCCTTCTCTGAAGCCGGAGTCCCATTCCATATTATCGACATTGACCTCAGAAAAACCGATCAGATTTCTGACCTTATGGCAACAGTCATCTCGCGGTTCGGACGGCTTGACATCCTCATTAATAACATTGAAAGGGGGGGGATGCCCGTTGTCCATGGCAAGTACACCCGAGAGCAGTGGGATCTGGAACAGGAAACCACCCTGCGAGCCAAACAATGGCTGGGAGAACAGGCCATGCCCCATCTTAAGGCATCAGGCAACGGCTGCCTCATCAACATCTCCTCCATAGCCGGTATTACCGGAAGAACGGGACCGGCAGCCCTTCTTTTCAACGATGGTTACGCAGCGGCAAATCGTGGCATAACGGTTCTTACGGAGACCTGGGCACGAATCGGCGCACCGGAGGTGCGGGTCAACGAACTGATGCTGGGTCTTATGGAAACCCGGCACGGACCCCGGACACGCGGATGGAACCTGCTCACCATTGAGCAGCAAAAGGCTCTCACCGGCCACACACTGCTGGGCCGTATCGGCCTGATGGATGATGTGGTCCGGGCAGTGCGCTTTCTCATCCTTGAAGCACCATTCATGACCGGAAGCACCCTGCGCCTTGACGGCGGCTATGTCCTTGGAGGAGAAACAGTACCACCCATGCCACCAGGAATTTTGTAA
- a CDS encoding YkgJ family cysteine cluster protein — MKYLSVEALDTLPGKRIRAGENFSFSCHGGLSCFNVCCRNLNLYLYPYDVLMLCKALNLSSDDFLDRHTDVVMRTGEFFPEVLLRMADNEEKTCPFLTDQGCSVYSHRPDTCRTFPVEQGTLFGPDGKVAETVAFFRPPDFCMGRHESRVWTLDSWAADQEAEKFNRMTREWGFVRGLFAENPWGSEGFYGRKGKMAFMAAYHADLFRSFVFGSSFFKRYKIHPDLKRKLKKDDVSLLRFGFDWIRHSVWGMDVKSLQLKK; from the coding sequence ATGAAATACCTGTCAGTGGAAGCTCTTGATACGCTGCCTGGAAAACGTATCAGGGCAGGAGAAAATTTTTCGTTTTCCTGCCATGGCGGCCTTTCATGTTTTAATGTCTGTTGCCGGAATTTAAATCTTTATCTTTATCCCTATGATGTGCTCATGCTGTGTAAAGCATTGAATTTATCTTCCGATGATTTTCTGGACCGTCATACTGACGTGGTGATGCGTACAGGAGAATTTTTTCCTGAAGTCCTTCTGCGGATGGCTGATAATGAAGAGAAAACCTGCCCTTTTCTGACGGATCAGGGTTGCTCTGTCTACTCCCACCGGCCGGATACCTGCCGCACCTTTCCTGTGGAGCAGGGAACTCTTTTTGGTCCTGATGGAAAGGTTGCAGAAACAGTAGCTTTTTTTCGCCCTCCGGATTTCTGTATGGGGCGCCATGAGTCCAGGGTCTGGACCCTTGACTCATGGGCTGCGGATCAGGAGGCGGAAAAATTCAATCGTATGACAAGGGAATGGGGTTTTGTGCGTGGTTTATTTGCTGAAAATCCATGGGGGTCAGAGGGCTTCTATGGACGCAAAGGTAAGATGGCTTTTATGGCGGCCTATCATGCAGACCTTTTCCGGAGTTTTGTGTTCGGGTCCAGTTTTTTCAAACGGTACAAAATTCATCCTGACCTGAAGCGGAAACTTAAGAAGGACGATGTGTCTCTTCTACGCTTTGGTTTCGACTGGATACGGCACAGTGTGTGGGGCATGGACGTCAAAAGCCTGCAGTTGAAAAAATAG
- a CDS encoding YkgJ family cysteine cluster protein: protein MEGFETGLAPEVLASFFSKLADVYDRMDKAYGEIAEKTGFCCRGCADNCCETRFYHYTLVELLYLFRGVAALPEWERQRAGERAESLCRGMKQHDGKGKESVFRGLCPLNEEGRCRVYAHRPMICRFHGVPWKMMGRNGEVVAPGCGMFDEKMDEFCLDRTPHYRELALLEKELRRSSGFEGRIRLTIAQMLVLPMPDVGMEGVV from the coding sequence ATGGAAGGTTTCGAAACAGGGCTTGCGCCGGAGGTGCTGGCTTCTTTTTTTTCAAAACTGGCTGATGTCTACGATCGTATGGATAAGGCTTATGGGGAAATTGCGGAAAAGACGGGCTTCTGTTGCAGAGGGTGTGCGGATAATTGCTGTGAGACCCGTTTTTATCATTATACACTAGTGGAGTTGCTTTATCTGTTTAGGGGGGTTGCGGCCCTGCCGGAATGGGAAAGACAGCGTGCCGGGGAGAGGGCTGAGTCTCTTTGCAGGGGAATGAAACAGCATGATGGAAAGGGAAAAGAAAGTGTTTTCAGGGGTCTTTGCCCTTTGAATGAGGAAGGGCGTTGTCGTGTTTATGCTCACAGGCCTATGATTTGCCGTTTCCATGGAGTCCCATGGAAGATGATGGGGCGAAATGGTGAGGTAGTGGCGCCGGGATGCGGGATGTTTGATGAAAAAATGGATGAATTTTGTCTGGACAGGACTCCTCATTACAGGGAGCTTGCTCTGCTTGAGAAGGAATTGCGCCGTAGTTCAGGATTTGAAGGCCGCATACGGCTGACTATTGCCCAAATGCTGGTCCTGCCCATGCCGGATGTGGGCATGGAGGGTGTGGTATGA
- a CDS encoding deoxyguanosinetriphosphate triphosphohydrolase, giving the protein MSIREQFEERETGFIASYGCCVTASRGRRRPEESCPIRTLFQQDRDRIVFSNSFRRLKHKTQVFLSPMGDHYRTRLTHTLEVAEVARTIARALRLNEDLTEAVALAHDLGHTPFGHSGETVLKEIYSRHFSHAAQSLRVVDLLEKKGAGLNLTYEVRDGILKHSKGFGNIIPTEPGETAHTIEGRVVRIADIIAYLNHDLDDAVRSGVISRDEIPESCVRVLGETHSARSTTMIRDLIFNSTHEEKGFCLRMSDSVYETMAELRQFLFDNVYRSPKVHNEFVKAKKILTELFTYLMEDDGQLQAELTRMELLPFNPETDTREEVVCDTIASMTDRYALNLYHRIFMPFPQF; this is encoded by the coding sequence ATGTCCATACGAGAGCAGTTTGAGGAACGGGAGACTGGGTTTATTGCTTCTTATGGGTGCTGTGTAACGGCGTCCCGGGGAAGGCGGCGCCCGGAGGAGTCCTGTCCTATCCGGACTCTTTTTCAGCAGGACAGAGACCGCATTGTTTTTTCAAACAGCTTCAGACGTCTCAAGCATAAAACTCAGGTTTTTCTGTCTCCTATGGGAGATCATTACAGAACTCGGCTCACTCACACCCTGGAGGTGGCGGAAGTAGCGAGGACCATTGCCAGAGCCCTGCGCCTCAATGAGGATCTGACGGAGGCTGTGGCCCTTGCCCATGACCTTGGCCATACCCCCTTTGGGCATTCAGGGGAAACCGTGCTGAAAGAAATTTATTCCCGGCATTTTTCCCATGCCGCCCAGAGTCTTCGCGTGGTGGATCTGCTGGAAAAAAAAGGGGCTGGTCTGAATTTAACCTATGAGGTAAGGGATGGAATTCTCAAACACTCAAAGGGGTTTGGAAACATTATTCCAACGGAGCCTGGAGAGACGGCCCATACCATAGAGGGAAGGGTGGTGCGTATTGCCGACATTATTGCGTACCTGAATCATGATCTTGATGATGCGGTTCGAAGCGGAGTGATAAGCCGGGATGAGATTCCTGAATCCTGCGTACGTGTTTTGGGAGAAACCCATTCGGCTCGGAGTACAACGATGATCAGGGATCTGATTTTTAACAGCACCCATGAGGAAAAAGGGTTCTGTCTTCGGATGAGTGACAGTGTATATGAAACAATGGCAGAGCTGCGCCAGTTTCTTTTTGATAATGTTTACCGGTCACCAAAGGTGCATAATGAATTTGTGAAAGCCAAAAAAATTCTTACAGAGCTGTTTACCTATCTGATGGAAGATGATGGACAGCTTCAGGCGGAGCTTACGCGGATGGAGTTATTGCCCTTTAACCCGGAGACGGATACGCGGGAGGAAGTGGTTTGTGATACCATTGCCAGTATGACGGATCGGTATGCTCTGAATCTGTACCACAGAATTTTTATGCCGTTTCCTCAGTTCTGA
- a CDS encoding type I restriction enzyme HsdR N-terminal domain-containing protein: MGKHHLVLGSMQDVISGSIIEDNHDNRYRQKIARILLKKGYERNQIQARIPVVLKCDNKKALIHLDFLIQNQSKHTCFLIRYGPGSIVTRRTPSRAAAMLTGSPLLIVTNGEDAELIETRSGQILAQGLEAIPFPEELPEPGTTIPVLSAETRERCHRILYAFEINDACPCDENICYLDNGDYP; this comes from the coding sequence ATGGGCAAGCATCACCTCGTTCTCGGTAGCATGCAGGATGTTATAAGCGGCAGCATCATTGAGGACAATCATGACAACCGCTACAGGCAAAAAATTGCACGCATTCTTCTGAAAAAAGGATATGAAAGAAATCAGATTCAGGCTCGCATACCCGTGGTTCTGAAATGCGATAATAAAAAAGCACTGATCCACCTTGACTTTCTGATTCAAAACCAATCAAAACATACATGCTTTCTTATCCGATACGGTCCGGGGTCCATTGTCACACGAAGAACACCATCACGGGCAGCAGCCATGCTCACCGGCTCGCCACTACTGATTGTTACCAATGGAGAAGATGCGGAACTAATTGAAACCCGCAGCGGTCAGATTCTTGCCCAGGGACTTGAAGCCATTCCCTTCCCCGAAGAACTCCCGGAACCCGGAACCACCATTCCAGTCCTTTCCGCCGAGACAAGAGAACGATGCCACCGCATCCTTTATGCTTTTGAAATCAATGATGCCTGTCCCTGCGATGAAAACATCTGCTATCTTGATAACGGAGATTACCCATGA